Genomic segment of Betaproteobacteria bacterium:
CATCAAACGCCATAGTTCGCTCACGCGCAGCATCGTGTGACCACAATACGGGATAGGTTGGCACCGCCCCTGGAGTTACTGGCGACACCGTGAATGGCCCACGAACACCACCGGATGAAGTAGATCCTTCAATATCACTGTGATAGGGGCCGATTTTACCTACGGCCCCAACCGCTGCGATCGGGATGCCCAATGCTTGCGATTTCTGCATGCCCGGGAGCCAGACTTTCCCATTATTCCGCAACTGAAAAGCACTCTGCGCCAATGATAGATCGGCTACGCGCGACAGGTACCACCCGTCCGTTGCTGAGATGGGCGCATCCAACACATGGCCAATCACGTCGCTTCCAAACATAATTGCGGCGCCGCCGACTGGCCCATCTTCCAGACGTCTGAGGGCCTTCGTGTCAATTAAGCGTCTCACCTCGCGCGCGACACCAGCGCCAAGCATTGGAAACGCGGGGCGCTCCTTCAGAACGACAAAGGTAGCCCTATCGCTGGGTGTTCCTGACTTGCTCCCAACGACTAAGCATTCGCCCATTCCCGTGTCGGCCGAGAAAGACATGTCACCGCTGCCGCCGCCTGTGATGGAAACCAAAACCAAGTCGGTGTAGTTCTTCACCAAAAGTGCGCGCGACTTCTCCCAAGCCTCGCCAGACATAAGGCTCAGCGGCATTACCAATGCAAGGGTCCCGTTCTTCGTGAGTTTTCGATCTGCCAGTACAAGGAAGATCGACGCCTCGCCAGCATTGCCGTGCGCGCTGGTGCCATCAGTAAGGCGCTTGGTGGCAGCACCCATCAAGCGTTGTTCTTCCACAGTTGAACTGAATGCCGCAAACATCGGATTAGGAACACCGATCTTTGAGCTTTCATGTCCTGTAGCGCGCGTAAATGGGGGATTCATAAAAACCATGTCGAATGAAGCGTGCGGAAGGTGCGACCAAATCTCCTTTTCCTTTTCGCCCATACCTTCGGCGGCATGGGCGGTGATGGCGAGAATGCCGAATGTTCGTTGCGGGTCAAGAAGATCCAGCGAACCAAGCGCAATACCGCCGTCCGGTTGCTTGCCATAGGCGACAGTCATGATCGAGCTTTGGGTGTATTTGACTGTCGGATGTGCACCGGAAAGCATTGATGCGGTGAGGTGCGCTGCTGCTGGTAGGACATCACATCCGATCAGGCCATGCGCCATCATTTCAGGATGTAGTGCTTCCGAGTCCCCACCCGCCAACTCGTGCAATTGTCCGATGCGTTGATACGCAGTCGACAATAGGGTGCCCGTGCCACAGGCAAAGTCCGCAACTCGCAGCTTCTGAACATCCTTTGAGTTGGACCAAGAACCGCCTGACGCCGGTTTATTCGGTGCGATCGCCAATCCCACAAGGAGCGCAGCCGAAGCTGGTGTCGTGTAATACGCGGCGAGGAATTTACGGTCGGCGATAAGTCGCTGGAACACTGACCCGGTCAGGTCATGCGACCGCATGAGCTGATTCTTGAGCAAATTGTCAGCCGTAACCGCAAGACTCTCTATGATCGCCTTGCTGCTCGCGGCCGGTAGCACCTCAAGGATGCGGCGCGCGATGTCAAAGATGGGCCAATAATTGACCTTAAGAATCTTGCGCCACTCAGCCAGGACTGAGGTTTTGGTGAGCGCTCCAGTCGTACCGCGCAGTTCATCTAACGATCTGACGCTGGCAAGTTCACCAGGCCCACCCGCTAAACTCTCCTGAAAAACGAAGGCATTGGCAAGGATGGTTGCCGCCATGCGACGGGTTTGCTCCGATTCTTCTTGCCGGAGCTCTTCACAAATCTTCTTGATTGCTCCCGATCCCGGCGGTGCGACTTCGCCAAGGAGACCGGCTACCTCGCTAACACCGCTCACGAGTTGGTCAGCCGCGGCGTCAATTACTTCTGGTGGAACCGAAGCCGACTGCACAAGTATTGAGACATCCGCCACCGTTCCACGTACCCACCCGGCGTGAGGATAGCGCGTGAAGTTGGATGAATCGCTGCCGGTGAAAAGCGCCATTTCCAGATCGTCGGCGTTTTCCAGTTCGGAAGCTAACTTCTTGCCAGATTTGGTTCGTAGCCGGAGCGGTAGGCGAATCGCCACTACTGAAAGTATCGTGCGGCCCGTATGGCGCAGATGTTTTCCGAGCCTTGCTAGTGCGTCCGCCTCTACAGTTGGAGCAGGTAGTACCTCGGTTTCAACTACTACCGGGGAAACGTTTGGTTCGATGACCAATATGTCTGGGCGCTCGCTGGTGCCCTTCAACATTCCTGTATTCTCGGAACTAACCACCTTGTCTGACCGCCACATTTGACGCTTAGTACGTAAGACTTCCGCGAGAGCGTCGTTGATGGTGTGTTCGGTCACCGGCATACGCGAGATATTACCGGCAACATCACCAGTCGGGGAAAAATAATGGAGTACAAGACAAACCTTATTGAATTCCTCTCAAAGGAGGAAAACAACCTGCTAACAACCATCGTGAATTGTCGGAGCGACCTTGACGCGTTTTCTCGGATTGACGGAATATTTCAAGCGCCATTTGAGCGCATCGACGTAAAAGCAACCGATAACTATAGCCGCATGTTGGTTGGCCTCTGTGCATCCTGTGGCTAGGTTAGCGATGGCACTGGGGCGGTGACAGCCTCACACCGGGAGCAATGCGTTGGCTGACTTGAACGCGGCCTCGAACATGTCGAGGGTAGCTGCCAAATACTTGCCCAGAAGTTCAAGCGTAAGCTGTTTTAATGCCTGCCCCTTGATATCGGATGGAAGGTCAAAGCTCTCCACGAGGTTCTTTGCAAGTGTGGCCTCGACGACTGGAACACTGACATAGAGATAGCAACCATTTGCGCTTTTTGAATAGCTCTTGGAAAGGACAATCTCAGGTTTTGAAAGGACATTGCTTCCGAACTTTTCTTTTATTGCATTGAGTTCAGCCTCGTCTAGCGCAAAAGTTGCCTCGATAACTTTGGCGTGCATCCGCCGCTTCGTCTCGATGTCCTGCTGGTAGTTCTCCACTTCAGACCTTGGATAGTCATCTGTTACGTCAAAGTTTCCGTCGCTAGCAACAATGGGATTGAGCCGATACAGGGCTTGCAAGATAGCCGTCTTGCCCGCTTCATTCTTACCTACCAGACACGCAACCCGATCCACCTCAAACGGATTCGAGTCCCACACAGACTTGAATTCCCGAACATGAACCCCGCGCAATTTCATCTAAACCTCCCGTGCTAGCTCATGCTCATTTGGACGCTAAAGCTACTTTCCAATGAATTGCAATAGTGCATACGTTTCTATGACTTTACAAAGTTGACATCCACACTCTTGTCATGCGCGCCGGCTTGTGCGATGAGCTGTTTCTTCCGACTCTTCAGCAACTTTTCGGAAGGGGTGTGGAATTGACTTCTCTGGTTCTTTAGTTGCATTACGCAGGTAATCGGTTACGCTCTTGCGCAATCTAGGGGCCCACTCTGGCTCACGAATATCGTAAATGATTACCCTGAGATGCCTAAGGTCGAAAGGGACGTCGCCAACCTCGGAAGCTGTGAAGACAACTGGCTTACGTGCCGCATGAGCTAAACCAAGTTCGTAGAAGACATTCGGATTCTTTCCAGATAGATCTGCTAGCAATAGTTTCGATTTCTCAATCTGCTCCCAAATCTGTTCAACCACACTGCCAGTTGTAAATAGCTCATCGGCGCGTACCGGTTCGAATCCCGCTTCCTTGATGGCAGGCATATAGATTTCTTGATAATAGCGATCAAACCACGCGCCGAAGGGCATCATTACAAAACAGGTGTCCAAGAACTCTCGCACGCGAGGCTCCTTGGAAACTATCGGACTCGGTACCTTTTCCGGCGGAGTCGGAGTAATTGCGGTGTCCGCCGAACCGGCTCTTTGGTCAGACGGCACAGTCGTCGGAGTAAAAGCTCGGAGAAATTTGAGGTTTTCGAGAAAAATTTTGGCGAACTGCTCTACGCGATCACGAGGAATATTAAACTCTCGAGTAAGTGTATTGAGAAAGAACTCGTCCTCAGGTATGCGCTTACCACTATAGAATTTCTCAACCCCTTCGAAATCCTTCACGTTTCGAAAGACTCGTAGGAGTGCCTCAGACCGCTGACTGGGCGAACTTGGAGCAACGACATCTTGGCCTAACTGCGAGAGATGAATCGTTCCGGTAGCGCCAGTACCCGTGACTAAACCATATTGGTTGGCGGAGCGAAGGAGATCGAGAAATCTCCAATCAGACGATTGGCGAAAACCTACGGCGACCGCGATTTCCTGTGCAGGCATTGGATTACCCGCGTTCTTCTCCTCGATCGCTTTAGCAAGTGCAATAGCATCTTCAAGACTATTTTTTGGAAAAGTCCAGGGCTTTCCCTTGGCAGTAGTCAACAACTCCGCGGCTTTTTTCTGCTTCCCTTTCTTAGCTTTCTTCTTGGTTTTCTTTTTTGGGAGATCAGCCTTTTTCGGGACATCACCCTTTTTTAAGGCATCGGCCTTTGGCTTGGTTGTTTCCTTATCTTCTGCCATTCTCGAACTCCTTTGGGTGACTTTTAGTGCGTCCAGGGTCAGGCCTGCATAATTGGATAATCTTCATGTATCCTCCGTCCTATGGCTCGCAAACCCCGCCTGCACGTTCCCGGTGGTCTGTATCACGTCATCTTACGCGGCAACGCCGGGCAGGATGTGTTCTTCTCTGCGGGTGACCGGCGCTTCTTCTATGAATTGCTCGCCGAAGGCGTAGTCCGCTTCGGCTACCGGGTGCACGCCTTCTGCCTGATGAGCAATCATCTCCACCTCGCTTTGCAGGTGGGCGATCTTGCACTGTCGGCGGGCATGCAGAACCTGTCGTTTCGCTACACCCGCTATCTCAATACGCGACTCAAGCGGTCAGGACATGTATTCCAGGGACGCTTCAAGGCTTTCCTGGTGGATCAGGATCGCTATGGGTTGGCATTGGTGCGCTATCTCCATTTGAATGCGGTGCGCGCGAGAATGGTCAGGCAACCCCGTGCCTACGCCTGGAGCAGTCACCGCGCTTACCTCGGCGAAGAGGACTTGCCCTGGCTCACGACGGATTGGGTGCTGGGACAATTCGGCGAACGGGTCGAGCCGGCCCGGCAGCGCTTTGCCGCCTTTGTCGACGCCGGTGCTCGCGACGGCCATTCGGAGGTGTTCTACGGCGGGCAGGCGGATGGCCGGGTGGTCGGGGAGGAAGCTTTCCTGAAGAAGGTGCTGAAGGTGCTCCCCAAGCGAGAAGCGAAGCGCAAAGCCCCATCGCTCAGGCAGATCGTGGCCTATGTGTGCGACGGTTACGGACTCACGGAAGGGGCGCTCAAGGCGCCGGGCAAGGGCCGGCAAACGGCGCAGGCGCGCGCACTCATCGGCTGGCTTGCGGTCCGGTTTCGTTCGTGCACGCTTGCAGAAGTCGCCGAGCATTTCTCGCGCTCCCCTTCCACGCTAAGCCATCTTGTCGCCAACCTGGAGAAGCTTTCGCACAGTTCCGGCCAACCCGCCGATGCGCTGCGAAAACATCTATTCACACTGCAGGTCTGACATCCTTTTACTTTTCTTTCTTTTACTGAGGCCTAGATCTCACTTCCGTTTATGCAATTATGCAGGTCCATTTACTCTCCGCGTTGGTTCCCCTATCACTTTGCGGATGGTGAACCAGCTTTTTAGCGGTGCCCCCTGTCGTACACCGAAAAGACGTCCGCCACTGGACTGACTCCTGCCTCGCCTTCGACGGTGCAGCGATACACGCCGGCGGGCAACGGGGGTACCTCGGCGCGCAGCCATCCTTCCTTACTCGGCGGAAATGCGATACGTGCCACTTCGGCGCCAGAATCGGCCTCGACGACCGTCGCATAAAGCGCCGGCGAAGCCGCGGAGTCGGCCAGAACACGTAACGACACCGACTCGTCATTCCAGTATGCATCCTCCAGGTGCAGTGCGACCTTGACCGGGCCAGCCGATATCGCCCGGTATTGCCACGACGACAGATCGAGATCGAGCGCCGTGATCGCATCGCACACGTGGTGCTGGACGGCGGAGGCGTTCTGCAACGAGGCATGGCAGGTCGAGACATAGGCCTCGCGGCCCGCATTGGATAGCTCGACCGGCGTAGCGGAGATTCGCGGCACCGTGCCGTCGCCTCCGAGGTCGTGCCCCGCATGCTCGCTGGCGAACTCGATGTTTTCGCCACCGGTCATGCGCGCCGATTGGAGCGTTTCCTGATGCGTCCCGACCACCGGAATTACGCGATAACGCCCACGGCGATAGATGTCGTCGTCGAGATGACGATCGATGGCCTGTCGGATTTCGGCGTGGAAATCGCGGGCGCCGAGCACCTTCCCGGCTTCGACATGGGCGATCGCGGGGCCATCGCTCAGATGTACGAGTTGACCGTCGACTGTCTGCAGACAGGGATAGGTGGGCAGCAATTGATAGACTGAGGGGAGCGAGCGCACAAACGCCGACAGATCGACAATGCCGAAAGGTCCCTTGCGGATGCCCTCGACCAGCGTGCGCAGCGCATTGACCGAGCCGCGAAAGGGCGTGCCGAAGGTGACGAGCGCCTTTGCATCCGGCCAGCCCTCAAGCGCTTCGAGGAAGTAGCGGGCAACGAGCCCGCCCATCGAATGCGCAACGATGATGAGCTTCGCCCCGTTGTTACCGGAAGATTCGCGCCAGCGTCGGAGCCACTCCCGGCTCACGCGCTGGAGCTGCTTCGCCGCGACGCGGTTATCACGCCGCCAATCGTACGGGAACTCGAAGTAGTTGACACCGTGCTCGACATCGAAGGTGCGACGGAGCGACTCGGTCAAGCTCGAGTACCCGTCGATCTTCCACAGATACGGGATCAGGTGGAGATCGGGCAGGATGCGTGTGGCTTCGACATCGTCGACGCGCTGTTCTGGGTCGGACGAATCCGCGGTGAGACGGAGCGCGCCGATGCTGTCACCGAGCGTGGTCAAGGCGTGCAATCCCGCGCCGGCAGAAAATCCCCACGCGTCACGGCCCTGCCGCTTCAATTCGCTGCCGAGGATCCCGGGTATCACCACCAGCACATCGGGCATCGGCTTTCGGATCATCGGGACAGCCGCGCCAGCGTGAATGGAGATCGCGCGCTTACGCTTGCGCTCGCGGCGGAAGAAACAGGAACTCGCCCTCGCCGTCGAGCTTGGCGTATTGAGGCGTCTGCCGGTTGTCGGATTCCGCCAGCACGCGCTTCAGGATGTAATCCGCGAGCTTGAGCGCAGTTAACCCGGCGCCGTCGGGGTCCGCGAAGCCCTCGAGGCCTTTCAGGAAACTTCGCGTGAAAATGCCGTGGCCGCCATCCTCGACCGCTTTCTGGTTCCCTGTGCCTGCGGTGAGGAGTTGCACCACTGGTTCCTGGGTCAGCCCGGTCAGGTCCATCTCCACACCGGACGGGGCGGCGTCGCGCTTCGCCGCATAACCGGAGAAACAGCTGTCGAGCACGAACAGGATGTGCTTGGCCGGCAGGCTCTTTCCGTGACGCACGAAATCCACCATCGGCAGGGAGCTCAGCGGAAGATTGGCCGGATCCGCGTCATAGGGCAGAAGGTAACCTTCCTCTCCTTTGCGGTGCTTCAGGACCTGGCCGTGCAGCGCGAAGAATACCAGCAGCCGGTCCTCTCGTTGCGTGGTCTCGACCTTGCCGAGGATCGAGCGCAAGATCCCATCTTTGGTCGCCTTTTCGTTGACGAGGAGTTCGATGCGCTCCGCGGGAAAACCCGCTCTGGGGAGGGCTTCCGCCACCGCCTCGGCGTCGGCGACCGCATAGCTCAACCGGGCCACGGATGGCGATTGGTAGGTGTCGACGCCGACCACGATCGCCCATGAATTCTGGTAGTAGGCGCCCAAGCCCTTGGCAACGTCGGGATGCGTCTTCCGGCTCTTCACGGTGACGACGGCCTCGCCTGCAGCCGGCCGCAATCGGCGCACGTGATAGCGCTTGTATACGACGCCCATCGGCTGATCGGACTTGCGCATGTCGTACGTCTGCGGATCGTCGACTTCGGCGACAATGTCGCGTGCCACGTAGTACGTGTTCTGGTCGACCAGGATCCGTTTACCGCCGCGCGCGTCCTGCTCGAACGCCGCGGCCAGGTTCACCACATTGCCGAGCGCTGTGAAGTCCTTGATCTGCCCTCCGCCAATGGACCCGATGATCACGTCGCCGGTCGCGATTCCAAAGCCAATGTCGAGAAAGCCCAGATCCTCGTTGCGTTTGCGGTTCCACTGGTTGCGCAGGTCCACGAACCCCGCGATGATGCTGAAGGCGCAGCGCAGCGACCGCTCCTCCGTGCCGGTCTTGCCGCGGAACAGCGCCAATACCCCGTCGCCGAGGAACTTGTTGACGAACCCGTCGAATTTGACTACCTGCGCCGCCAGCAACGTCAGGAACTCGTTCAAGTGCCCCGCTATTTCCTTCGGATCACCGAGCGTCTGACTCAACCGGCTGAATCCCCGCATGTCGGCGAACATCACCGTCATGCGCTCGTGATGCGCCGGGGCGGCGAGCTCGCCAAGCAGATCGCCGGTCTTGCGCCTGTGGGCTGCGGACGTAAATAGGCCCTTGTGCGCGAGCAGATCGCGAATGTGGCGCGCATTGCGAATCGCGATGGCAGCGTGGCCGGCGAAATGCTCCAGTAGGCGCAAGTCGCGCGAGGTGTAGTCGCCCGACGCCTTGTTTAGAAGCTGGACGACGCCGCTCCGAAGTGACTCGATGGCAAGCGGCACGCAGATCATCGATTTGGTGCTGTAATTGGTCTGCTGATCGACGCCTTTGAAATGGTCCGTCCCCCTCACCACGGAGCGCTCGATCAGCGATTCGCCGGTCTTGTACACGCGGCCCGCAATGGAACCCATCGGGACACGGTCAGGGCCGAATTCGCCGAATTGCGTGAGCACGTCCTGCGCCTTGGGACCGGTTGCGGCGGCGAAATACATGCCATCGCGCTCGGCGTCATGGAGTATGACGGAGCCGGACTCCGAGCTGGTCAGGTTTCCCGCTCGGGTTAGGATCGCCGCGACCAGATCGCCGTAGTCGATCTCGGAACTCAGCTCACGGGCGTTCTCGACCAGGGAGAGCAGGTCGGACCGGCTGAGCTCGTCATCGTCTGCCATGAAGGGCCGCCCAGAGTGTGTTGTGTACCACGAGGGTCTTCATTGTTGATAATGCCCATGACGATGTCGAATTACAAGGGAGCGTCTTAGGGCGCCAGGCTCAACTAATCATAAATCGAGCGTGCCCCCCCCTTTCCCCTTCCTGAGCAAAGGGGAACGGTGGAGGGGAACGGGGTCTACCGTTTGAATTGTGCGGCAGACGGTATTGTGTCGGAGGCGTAGGAAGATACATGCAACGGGAACGGTCGAGTTTTTTCGGTCGCTACGATATTACGCCAGCATCCTGCAGTCGACAATTCTGCAGGAAGGTCTCTCAGAGAGAGCCAGGCTAATGAGTCTGGGGATATGACCGTAAAGTTGCGTGCCCTCTAAGGATTGTCGAATCCCCCCTGAGCTACTACTATTTTCTATTCTCCACGCCCCCTGCCTTTCTTTAACTATGGCTAAACCCCTCACGGATAAGCAACGGAAGGAAAAGATCGAGAGTGCGCTCAGGAGCTTTAGGGGCGACTTCAACGACTACGAGCGAGCAGCGTTGAACCTAAGCAACGACGACCTTGTAGCTCCGGCCGCTGCGCTTAACCTGATGCGGCCAGATTAACCTTCACTGAAACACGCGATGAATCTTGCGTGTTTTCGATCACGACCTTGGTGAACAACGGCGTGGCCAGCGCCATGAGCTGGATGGCAAGCGACGCCATGAGGACGTCGCGGAATACCTTGCGGTGCTTGAGAAGTTCGGGGATGAACCAGCCGAATCCGAAATGGGTGCCCGCAGCGGATTTCGCATCCGGATCCGCCAGAGGTTCATTTTTGGGCGCCGCCTGCAGGACCCTGCCCGCGTAACGCAACTCGAACTCGGCAAGCGGCAGGATGGTGTGACCGGCCGTGCCTTGTTCGAAGAAGGCGACGCGGTCTTCTTCGAGGCGCAATACAAAGGCGAGCCGCGGGACCGGCGCCTCCGGGTCTAGGGAGGGAAGACTTTGGCGGTCGACGCCGAGCCCCTGTTGATGCGGCTCGCTTATAACCGGAGCTAGCAGCACGACAAATGGCGCTGAAAGTTTCTTCAGCCTTGAAACCGGCGGCGCCTTCCAGCCCGCGCGCAAGCCGAGCGATCCGGCTGCGCGCGCGACTGACTCGAAATCGTAGGGGGGCGAAAGCTGCCCGGTTACCAGCTTCTCGTCAAAAGGAAGTCGAAAGTACTGGCTGAGCACGGACAGCACCCATACCAGCGTCTCATGGTCAAACGCATCGCTTCGCGCCCGTCTCCCCTGTTCGGCGGGAAGCAACTGCACCACTTGCGGACCCAATCCCCGATTCCTTTTCTTTTTCTTAGCGTCATGTTC
This window contains:
- a CDS encoding transposase, with amino-acid sequence MARKPRLHVPGGLYHVILRGNAGQDVFFSAGDRRFFYELLAEGVVRFGYRVHAFCLMSNHLHLALQVGDLALSAGMQNLSFRYTRYLNTRLKRSGHVFQGRFKAFLVDQDRYGLALVRYLHLNAVRARMVRQPRAYAWSSHRAYLGEEDLPWLTTDWVLGQFGERVEPARQRFAAFVDAGARDGHSEVFYGGQADGRVVGEEAFLKKVLKVLPKREAKRKAPSLRQIVAYVCDGYGLTEGALKAPGKGRQTAQARALIGWLAVRFRSCTLAEVAEHFSRSPSTLSHLVANLEKLSHSSGQPADALRKHLFTLQV
- a CDS encoding caspase family protein, which gives rise to MADDDELSRSDLLSLVENARELSSEIDYGDLVAAILTRAGNLTSSESGSVILHDAERDGMYFAAATGPKAQDVLTQFGEFGPDRVPMGSIAGRVYKTGESLIERSVVRGTDHFKGVDQQTNYSTKSMICVPLAIESLRSGVVQLLNKASGDYTSRDLRLLEHFAGHAAIAIRNARHIRDLLAHKGLFTSAAHRRKTGDLLGELAAPAHHERMTVMFADMRGFSRLSQTLGDPKEIAGHLNEFLTLLAAQVVKFDGFVNKFLGDGVLALFRGKTGTEERSLRCAFSIIAGFVDLRNQWNRKRNEDLGFLDIGFGIATGDVIIGSIGGGQIKDFTALGNVVNLAAAFEQDARGGKRILVDQNTYYVARDIVAEVDDPQTYDMRKSDQPMGVVYKRYHVRRLRPAAGEAVVTVKSRKTHPDVAKGLGAYYQNSWAIVVGVDTYQSPSVARLSYAVADAEAVAEALPRAGFPAERIELLVNEKATKDGILRSILGKVETTQREDRLLVFFALHGQVLKHRKGEEGYLLPYDADPANLPLSSLPMVDFVRHGKSLPAKHILFVLDSCFSGYAAKRDAAPSGVEMDLTGLTQEPVVQLLTAGTGNQKAVEDGGHGIFTRSFLKGLEGFADPDGAGLTALKLADYILKRVLAESDNRQTPQYAKLDGEGEFLFLPPRAQA